Part of the Lepus europaeus isolate LE1 chromosome 21 unlocalized genomic scaffold, mLepTim1.pri SUPER_21_unloc_9, whole genome shotgun sequence genome is shown below.
TCCAATCTGAAATGGACATAATCCAACCACAACTCTGCCACCACAGCAACTCaagtttgatgtttttttttttttacacctttGGTTCTCACCTTTAATGAGAACTAAAAAAGTTCTCACCAAAATGATAAAAGTTCCCATTGTTGAGCTACAGAGtagcaggcatttttttttttttttttgtccttttctaATTTCCAGGCTTTCTAAGTGAGCAGGACTTATTTTCAACAGAAACAGACAACTAAATGTCTTCTTTGGAAAGCCACAGTCATATTCTCATTTGGCCTCTAATGATTTTTGAAAGCATCATGCTCGTGGCTGCAGTACAAGTCGCCGAAGGCTTTGTTCCCTTCTAGCATACCTGTCCACGTGAAAGCggttgaggaggaggaggatcgaGTGCTGCTGGGCTCCAGTGGGCAGCCGGATCACGTGGGACTGCATTGTGATGAGCCCgtttttgttcaggattttcCTGTGATAGTGAAGCTTCCCAGCATcgaccctggaggaggaggagggggaaggggaggagggtgtGGGTCACGTCGTTTTGGTTTGCTGGTAGTTTTAGCACCACAGTGTAGGGAGTCTCTCCCCCAGACGTACGCACCGACACACACTGACCCAGCCAACCCAAGAGAACagtcagagatttttaaaaatccccaggGAAGACAAGGCAGCAGCCCCTGCATTTGGGAGGCAGGTTGTGGTGGTCAGTGAGCCCCACATGCAAATCCTCCCCCTTACTTGAAGGCACTGCTGTGCAGGTCTCGCTGCAGCTCCCCCTGCCACCTGGACCGGCCCAGTCGCTCCAGGATGCAGTAGGAGAAGTCGGGGAGCTTCAGGTCAGGATCCCCCTCCTGGCCTATCAGGGCCCGGTAACGCATGGCCTGGGAGGCAACGATGATCAGCTTCTTCCCCCACCTGCAAGTCAGAAACACCCACGTGAAGAAACAGGTCGAAGCGAttttatgaaaatggaaatcTGAAAAAGCAGATTTAGAACTATCGTTTTCTGGGTTCCCAGAAGGCCATCATGTTCCGAAGTGGGTCTGCCGTCCTAGAACCCCACAGTGTGCTGAATGAACAGGGCTGACCTGTTACTTCCTGGCTGATGCCCTGCAGGGCTCGCCAAGGCACTCAGACCAAATCCACACCCTCGCCCCGGCCTGGAAGGCCCCCCCTGCCTCGCTCACTTCATCTTCACCCACAGGGGCCTTCTTGTGCCAGTAAGAAGTGTCAGGGTCACTGTCCTGGCTCTTCCGTCTGCCTAGCTGCTGCCCTGTCCCCGATCCTCAGATGGCTGATTCCTTCCCATCACCCAGGCCTTCCAGAAAACGTCAGCCAGAGCTCCAGTCCCACTCAACCATTCCCAGGCTCTTCACAGCACCTAGCACTCACAAACAGccaaggggggaggagggggcgggcaaCATTCTCGTCCATCCTCCTTAATTCAAACACAGGCACACCCCCAACTTGTTCATAAGGATACCCTGAGTGCCTAGAATGAGCTGGGCACAGGGTGGGTGCTCAGCAAGTGTACTTAAGTGAATGACCATGCCAAGTGCACTGGACTGATAGACCTTCAGAGTCAGCAACACCCAACTGTGCTGTCAGTGACTTCTCTCTGCTGGACAACAGATCTGATGGGTCAAAGATAATGTCCAGAAAGAAGTAAAAAGTTTGCAAGCAAGGTGCTGCAAGACGCCTCattcccatgcaggggcccacagtCCAAGCTGTCCACCGCTCCCACTGATAGCTGAAGCTCTACCtccagcagaggctggcctgAGTTAGGCTCATGCCTGGGGCAGAGCGACCCTCCCCATGCACACTCtaggagcccagccctggccctgcatcAGGGAGTTGTACAGGAGGTGCTGTGGAGAGCACGCCCCTTGCTCACCACGTGGTATCATGTTACTGGACCAGAGGCCTCCCTTTCCTGGGTGAAGGAGTCACCAAGGGTCCACATGCCACAGCTCATGGGCTGCCAAGCCCTCGCCTCTCCCTTCTTCCCGGCCCTAGCCTGGCCACACCGCCCAGACCTGTCTAGCCTGATGGCTTTCCTTCCCCCTGATTCCACCACCAcgcagacaaaaagaaaaaggaagaagctgTGTCAATACACTGTTTGGGCCTATAATGAGTTGTCTGTGTAAGTCAGCGAGGACCGTATGGCCTGTCTTCCAAGTGGATGCTAACACATAGTAAACAGAGTCCACATGACGCTCAGGGTGACAAACTCAGGATCCTTTTTCTCAAAACCCTCACTAAGTTAAATTCTAAGAGGTCACTTGGGAGAAAGTTTGAACGCAGTGGAGTGGCTTTGctgctctttgttttcttccccagatggctttCCTAGCCCACACCATTGTAATTCCAATGACTCTGGACATCATTGGCAATTATCTGGCTCAGTGACTCCTGCTGGTTCTGGTTTGCTGACTGTGACATCAGATACTGCCCAAGCATTGCGCCAAGTGCCAGAACGCTACGATAAACACAGCCGGTCTCTACCTTCAAGAGGCTGACCTCCTGAGGACTTGCACAGGGATGGCTCTGCGGCCCAGGGCCCAGCTAGGACAAGAGAACAAAAAGGCAACTTCCAAATGTCAGCTGCCTGCCGCAACCATGCACACAAACAGAGGGACAGATAGGAGCCCTGACCtcaatcagcccagctgcagtggGGTGAAGCGGGCTGAGAGCTGGCTTAGAGCAGGGTTGGCAACCTCCAAGAGACGCTGGGGCCAAAGACCCGAGCCGAGTGCTCTGACCACACCCCTGACGTGAGGGGTTCCTGACGGGGGTGAACCAGTTACCTGTCAAAGGCTTCCACCATCGTACAACGCGGCTGCAGAGACTTGGTCCTGATGTCGCTGGTGATGTTCTTCCTCTCCTTAAAGTACCGACACGAGCCCTGGATGCCATCCTTGTTCTCTAAGATCATGTGAATGGGGTAGACATCCTCCAGAGGGACCGGGTCCCTCCTGGACTCCAAAATGCCAGTTTCCAAGTCAATCTCCTCGTACCTAGGGGGAAAAGCACAGGCGGCAAACCCAGCTGAGCTTCGGCAATGACGCCTGCGCAGTGAGTGCCTCTGACAGGCTCTAGCCGagatcagagagaaagagctgagACTGCAGTGTCCCTACTGCAAGATGCAAACAGCCTTGACAAGCAGGGTCCTGCCTTTTaacaacagagaagagagaatgcGGACCTTCCCAGGGTCTCCCAAGCTGGCCCCAGAAGTtgggtgctggggccggcgccgtggcttaacaggctaatcctccgccttgcggcgccggcacaccgggttctagtcccggtcggggcaccgatcctgtcccggttgtccctcttccaggccagctctctgctgtggccagggagtgcagtggaggatggcccaagttcttgggccctgcaccccatgggagaccaggagaagcacctggctcctgccatcggatcagcgcggtgcgccggccgcagcgcgcctaccgcggcggccattggagggtgaaccaacggcaaaggaagacctttctctctggctccctctactgtccactctgcctgtcaaaaaaaaaaaaaaaaaaaaaaagaagttgggtgctgggacccaaactgcctTACTGGCCCCAGTCACGGCCCCCTTTGGTTTCCCTCCAAACGTGGTTGTGGGACTCCAGGCCACCACATTGGGACTGAGCGATTCAGGGCATTCCTCCCCTAAGACATCATCTGTCCATCTCTTGGGTACCCTTATCTACTTCCATGGTGTTAACCATCACGCTCATGTGAACCATTCTCACCTCTGAACCCTCAGTCCTGTCTGTGCAATGTCTCCAGTTGTCTATCAAATCCAAGGTTGTgagtgcccctcccccctccaatcAAGTACCTCCCTGGTGCGACACTGTCCCTTGGCCTCAGCATCTCTGACACGTGCTTTCTCTCCTAGCCAGTCAGCCCCGTAGAGTGAGCTTTCCTTTGAAATCTCATTCACACCCTGCACCAGTCTAGCTGAGGCTTGGTCCACATCCACTTTTCAAGCCTTTTCTTGCCCCCTCTGGGACCTTTGTGCtcttctatttttgttgttgttgttgtttacttttatttatttgaaaggtagagttagagagagggagacagagagagaggtcttccatccgctggtccattccccaaacagctgccaacagccgggactgggctaggccaagaccaggagccaggagcttcctctaggtctcccacgtgggagcaggggtctaagcacttgggccaccccctgCAGAACCTCACAGCCGCACCAGCAGGTGGACACGAACCGGTGTCCATGCATGAtgccctgctacaccacagcgccggcccccctctgCGTTCTCAAATCCCGActtctccccagctcccaggtaaCCACTCTGGCCAGACTGCCCGGCCCCTCTGCAGTGATGCCTTTCTGTCTTCTGTTGAAGCTCCTCATCCTCCACTCTGTCTGCAATGTCCACGCACCTCAGAGCTCCGCTGAAGGCCGCCGACCAGAACACAGTCCCCACCACGTGCTGCTTTCACTTTTGACCTCGTGCAAAAGTCAACCCGCACACAACCACCCTGCTTGTCACTGCAGTACAGCATTCCATAAACGCCTTACTGCACACCGGGCTTGTGCTCATGATTCTGCCCAGTTGTAAGGTGAAGTGTCCTGAGCACGGTCAGGGTGGCTTggctaagccacggtgccaggccgGGTAAGTGGCCTGGATGCACTTCTAACCTAGCCTGGGTTCACTGGGACACAGACCTAACGCAAGCCCAGGAGCACTGGCCCCGCTCTCTCCTAGGGATCATCTCAGCCAACGGCTTTCATCACCAAGGACAGGGGATGACTCACCGACGTCTGGCTCGGTCCCTCCCTCTGACCTGCTTTAGCTCCCGTGAGGCCAGATGTTCACTAAACAGAGCTTGCACTTGGACAACCTGAAGGAGCCTCATCCCAACCCCCAGCCGTGTGCCCCCACCAGATGCACACCTCAAGGCTGCTCAGCTGTGTTCCCTGCCTCAGGGGAGGGTATCGGGTTCACTCAGGGGCCCAACATCCTCCTAGAATCCTGTCTCTCCTCACAGCCGATCAGCCACCAATCCTCTGGACTCCGCCGTTGTGGCTGTCTCGATCCTTTTTCCTTAGCCTCTGTTCCACACCTACGATGGCAAGCTGGCCCCTGCCTCGCTGCTATGACCAGACTGCAAAGAGGCTCTCAGCTTCACTCTTTGTCCGTGTCTGACCCTCCCTTGGGTGGCTTCCCACTGTCCTTTTGATAAGGGAGAAACTCTAGAAATGGGAATAAAGGATGGTTGATTAGCTTCTCCAGTGCAAGGCAGAGTGGATTCTGGACCTAGAATTTCTGCATTCAAATTCTGGGTTCTgttcttccttatttatttatttatttaagaggcagaattacagccagagagagggagagatagagagagaggtcttccatcctctggttcactcctgaaatggccacaacagccagagctgggccaatgcgtAGCCAGGCAccagttcttctgggtcttccatgtgggtgcaggggctcaaacacttgggccatcttctgctgctttcctaggccatagcagagagttggatcggaagtggagcagccaggacttgaaccgatgccatgtgggatacaggcactgcaggtggatacttaacctactacaccacagcgctggccctgtgggTTCTGCTCTTGCTAGTTgatgaccttgaacaagtcattTTGTGCCTTGATGTTCTTTTCAGGAAAACAGGGGTAACATTACCCACCTCTTAAGGTTGTTGTAAAAATGAAACAACTTACTATATGTAAGAAACTTAGAacagggactggtattgtggtgcagtgggttaaggtgctgtctgtgacactggtagatgccagctctacttccaatccagctccccactaatgcacctgggaaaacaatggaagatgaccaagtgcttaggccccccgCACccaccagatgaagctcctggctttggcctggcccagtcctggccgttgtagccacttggagtgtgaaccagcaaatggaacacctctctgtctctctatgtaattctgcctttcaaataaataaatacatcttaaaaaaataaataaataaaagaatcttagggggtgagccctgtggcacagtgggttaagcctgggtctgcaaaccagcatcccatatgggtaccaactGGAGTCTTGTCTgccccactttccatccagctccctgctaatgcacctgggaaagcaacagaggagggtccaagcccttggggccctgcacctacatggaagacctggaagaagctcctggctcctggctttggcctggctcagtcttggttattgtggccatttgtggggagtgaaccagtggatggaagacctctctctgtctctccttatctctctataactctgcctttcaaataaataaaaatttttttaaagaaaagcaaaatttatttaagacagaaacctccagccagagtggcctggaggggagccccaagagaggcaaaattccaataaatatatcttaaaaaaaaaaaaagaatcggggctagcagtgtggcatagcaggtaaagccactgcatgaagtgctgttgcggccaattggggagcgaaccagatgaaagacctccctttctctctctgcctctcctcctctctctaactctgactttcaaataaataaataaatctttaaaacaaattaagcTTCTAAGGGCCGATgccatggtgcagggagttaagcctcttgcctgcagcatcagcatcccatatgggcaccagtttgagtcctggctgctccacttccaatccagctctctgctctctgggaaagcagtaggagatggcccaagtccttgggcccctgcaccgatgtgggagacctggaaaaaaaatgttcctggttcggattggcacagctctggccattgccgccaattggggagtgaaccagcggatggaagacctctctctctctctgtgtaactctttcaaatgaataaataaatcttaaaaaaacaaagaatcttAGAACAGTACCAACTCCTAACATGCATCTGTGTGCCAACCCTTATTCCTTGTTCTGTCCTTCTACCCTACACTCCAGCCAAACTTAGTTCTCTTCCTTCGGCCTTTCACATTCCCGCTCTCTGTCCACCATTCTCTTTGCCAACCAGCTGCCTAAATCCAACTTCCAAGCCTTGTCTTGGGTATCACCTCTGGGGACTGCCCCCACCCTCACAATATGGCAGAAGAGCACAgactctgggggccggcacttggTTCAGGGATAAAGACACCACCaggcctgcattccacatggaagtccccagggctcctgcttgcctcagcttccagtccagcttcctgccaatgcacaccctgggaggcagccgatggctcaagtacttgaggccctgccacccacgtgggagatccagatggagttccaggctctaggctttggctagcccagcaggcccagctgttgcgggcatttggggagtgagcaagcagatggcagcccactgtttctgtctcttgtctttcaaatcaatgaaaagaaagaaaaaagactccGGAGACATACAGAGTTCAAATCAATGCTCCTTGCTTGTCCCCTGTGCACGCCTCAGTTTACACCCCTGTAAAGTGGGACAGACGACAGCACCTACTTCCAGGGGGTCACGGTGTGGACCGACCTCCCCAAGCTCCTAAAACGGAACTGCAGAGTCGTACCTGGTCCGTGCTCGGGTTATCAGCGCGATTCCTAAACTGGCTGCTGTGCGCACTTGCCCTGGTCCAACCCTGAGCGTTCCACAGGAACTGCCTTCCTGCTCCCGTCCTACGTCCAATTTCATGGAAATACTCTCTGAATGCAGCCCGCCCGGATATAACAGGGTTACCATCAGAtgatccccagctcctgggccccaCCTGGTCCCCACATCAGGTGCTGCCCACCACACTCCGGGTCTGGGTTTCTCCCGCCCCGGTTCGCTccattccctgccccctccccaaccccatcaGGACCCGGGCCCTGCGCCCGCCCGCAGGCCCAGGCCGCTCACCGATCCTGGAGCTGGAGGTCTGGTCGCTCCCGAGGCTCCTCATAGAAGCTGATTCCTGGGTGCGTGGCAAGGGCCCGCCACAGAAACTCCTGCGTGTAGGGCTCCAACGGCAAAGGGAAAGGCGGCACGCGCGTTTCCAGGCGGCTCCACAGCGCGGGCAGACATAGGCCATCGAGCCCCTCCAGGGCCACCTCGTCCAACAACGACTCCAAGGCGTCCATTGCCGCTTCACTTAGCAGCCCCCGCGGCGCCTGCGCACCGCGGCGCCAGGCGGCCTTTCCCAGCGCGCCTGCGCACAAGGATCTGTGGCCGCCGGAGGCGGGTCGCACCCCGGGATCTGAGGAGGCGTTCTAGCGCGCCTCCGTGACGTCACTCGCTTTGGAGGCGGGCTCAGCAAGCGGCGCTCCACCGCCATTGGTCGGGAGCCCTGCAGTAACCAGGGGAACTGCAAACAGTGTAGGGGCAGCTTCCGGTTCGAGCACCCGTAACCGCCGTAACCGCCGTAACCGCCGCCTTTAAGGATGGACGGTGAGTGTCTAAGGGCCCCTCCGGGAGGGCGGGCAGTTACTCTTCAACATTCCTGAGTCTTCTTCAGACAAGGGCCTAGGCCGTAGACTCCTGGACCGCCAATTCCTGACTCAAGGCGGTCTCCGATCTgagggaaagggagagttagTGGTCCGGGTTGGGGAGAAGCGGCTGGGGGAGTGGTCAGCGGTACCGAACCTGTGGTCGTGTGGGAACCCAGGACTGGCCAGGGTCTCCGGGAAAGGAGAAGTAGAGGGCCGAGGAGGACCTTGCGTGTCCCGGGAGGTTGGAGCTGTGGGATCTGGGAGTTTGGGTAGAGGTAAGTGTGACTGTGGGTAGCTCAGTCGTCGCTCCTGGGAAGGGACTTAGCACGGGAGTGTGCAGTCTAGTGTTAGCAACAGCCCACGAGCACCTCTCTAAGCTTCCTAGCAGCCGTGTGAGGTCAAGGTTATCCCATTTTACAGCGAGGAAAACGGAGGCTCCCGGAAGTTCAGTAACTCCCGAAAGTCGGACAGCCAGCAAGCGGCAGAGTGAGCGgggaacccgggcactctgactcTGGAGCTGGATCACGGAGTCTGAGATGTGGCAGGGTTTTCGGGGAGCCCTTGAGTCCAGAGGCTAACAAACGCGAGTGTCTGCAAGGACGAGGCTCCTGGGCTGGTTTGGGGCTGTGAACCGGAAGCTGATCAGGCAGCTTCCAAGCCAGTTGTAGGGTGTTTCTCAAAATACCCAGTTGGCCCACCCGTCTGAAGGCCAGAGGTGGCCTGTGGGCCACCATTCAGGGATCCTTGATTGGAATCATGGCCTTGACCACGGGAAAGAACATGAATGTAAAGTGCAGTGTTATTTGACTTCGCAGATATATGGGCCCGACTCATGCCTTAGAGTGAGCGCTAGATTCTTTTTATGCCACTGCCCCTGGTGTCTCTGGAATTTGTCCCTGAAGAAATTGCCTGCCTTTGATACACACTGAACACAGCCTGGAAGAGTGCTTTTACTGGAACGTTCTGGCTTGAGCTGTCAAGATAGCTTTGCCCTTTGCCCTTTGCCCTTCAGAGGTGCTCTAGAATGTCTCTCACCAGTTTGCTCCTTGGAAAGGACAACCCACTGTTGCTACCAAACAATACTCAATCCTTCCGGCCTCAGAAAGCCTTTATGCTCCTGCCTCCAAAGGGCTTTGCTTACATGTTTTACATCTGTGACATTTGCcatgtcagaaattgaaacagaatcGCAACACGTTCATTTATGGATTCACTTAAACAGGTCAAGAATAAACCTGTTACATCCGAATATAGATACTATCTTTAATGGACAAGTAGTTGCATTTCCGCTAAAAATTTAgtaagaaaaatgacttttttttttcttttttaagatttatttatttgagaggcagagttacagacagagggagagagagagagagaggagttttccatccactggttctctccccaaatggttgcagcattTGGAGCTAAGCCTatcaaaagcttcttctgggtctcccacttgggtgcaagagcccaagcccttgggccattttctaccgctttcccaggccattaccagggagctgagtcagaagtggaggagctgggactcaaaccagagcccataggggatgctggcaccgcaggcgaaggctgacccactgcaccacagtgccacccctgacattgttttgtattttctcaaatctCTGTGGTGTCTGGTTTAATAGTAAGGAGCTAGACTTGTGTCGGCTTCAGCATCCCAACTGTTTTGTCATGTTATTTGGGCTGATGCGGATGAAGACATACATACgaagaaatacacatacatacgaAGAAATACACATACGAAGAAGTACACaagcacttgcacacacacatcgTCGATATATCATTGGACCAGGGAGGGATATTTTTAATTGCCTTTTTAGGTAACTGTAGACACTCTTTGATAATATAACAGAACTTAGCAAGTGGCAGTATGTTAAAGCTTAGTCACAATATCTAGACCCTTATCATTAAgcttttgtattctgttccatta
Proteins encoded:
- the LOC133754355 gene encoding general transcription factor 3C polypeptide 1-like isoform X4; the encoded protein is MDALESLLDEVALEGLDGLCLPALWSRLETRVPPFPLPLEPYTQEFLWRALATHPGISFYEEPRERPDLQLQDRYEEIDLETGILESRRDPVPLEDVYPIHMILENKDGIQGSCRYFKERKNITSDIRTKSLQPRCTMVEAFDRWGKKLIIVASQAMRYRALIGQEGDPDLKLPDFSYCILERLGRSRWQGELQRDLHSSAFKVDAGKLHYHRKILNKNGLITMQSHVIRLPTGAQQHSILLLLNRFHVDRRSKYDILMEKLSVMLSARSNRIETLGRLREELGLCERTFKRLYQYMLNAGLAKVVSLPLQEIHPECGPCKTKKGCFALGLATGPD
- the LOC133754355 gene encoding general transcription factor 3C polypeptide 1-like isoform X3, with the protein product MDALESLLDEVALEGLDGLCLPALWSRLETRVPPFPLPLEPYTQEFLWRALATHPGISFYEEPRERPDLQLQDRYEEIDLETGILESRRDPVPLEDVYPIHMILENKDGIQGSCRYFKERKNITSDIRTKSLQPRCTMVEAFDRWGKKLIIVASQAMRYRALIGQEGDPDLKLPDFSYCILERLGRSRWQGELQRDLHSSAFKVDAGKLHYHRKILNKNGLITMQSHVIRLPTGAQQHSILLLLNRFHVDRRSKYDILMEKLSVMLSARSNRIETLGRLREELGLCERTFKRLYQYMLNAGLAKVVSLPLQEIHPECGPCKTKKVNGSLSNGSYADV
- the LOC133754355 gene encoding general transcription factor 3C polypeptide 1-like isoform X6 — protein: MDALESLLDEVALEGLDGLCLPALWSRLETRVPPFPLPLEPYTQEFLWRALATHPGISFYEEPRERPDLQLQDRYEEIDLETGILESRRDPVPLEDVYPIHMILENKDGIQGSCRYFKERKNITSDIRTKSLQPRCTMVEAFDRWGKKLIIVASQAMRYRALIGQEGDPDLKLPDFSYCILERLGRSRWQGELQRDLHSSAFKVDAGKLHYHRKILNKNGLITMQSHVIRLPTGAQQHSILLLLNRFHVDRRSKYDILMEKLSVMLSARSNRIETLGRLREELGLCERTFKRLYQYMLNAGLAKVVSLPLQEIHPECGPCKTKKGQQPTCL
- the LOC133754355 gene encoding general transcription factor 3C polypeptide 1-like isoform X7, which codes for MDALESLLDEVALEGLDGLCLPALWSRLETRVPPFPLPLEPYTQEFLWRALATHPGISFYEEPRERPDLQLQDRYEEIDLETGILESRRDPVPLEDVYPIHMILENKDGIQGSCRYFKERKNITSDIRTKSLQPRCTMVEAFDRWGKKLIIVASQAMRYRALIGQEGDPDLKLPDFSYCILERLGRSRWQGELQRDLHSSAFKVDAGKLHYHRKILNKNGLITMQSHVIRLPTGAQQHSILLLLNRFHVDRRSKYDILMEKLSVMLSARSNRIETLGRLREELGLCERTFKRLYQYMLNAGLAKVVSLPLQEIHPECGPCKTKKGQVSRGH
- the LOC133754355 gene encoding general transcription factor 3C polypeptide 1-like isoform X2 translates to MDALESLLDEVALEGLDGLCLPALWSRLETRVPPFPLPLEPYTQEFLWRALATHPGISFYEEPRERPDLQLQDRYEEIDLETGILESRRDPVPLEDVYPIHMILENKDGIQGSCRYFKERKNITSDIRTKSLQPRCTMVEAFDRWGKKLIIVASQAMRYRALIGQEGDPDLKLPDFSYCILERLGRSRWQGELQRDLHSSAFKVDAGKLHYHRKILNKNGLITMQSHVIRLPTGAQQHSILLLLNRFHVDRRSKYDILMEKLSVMLSARSNRIETLGRLREELGLCERTFKRLYQYMLNAGLAKVVSLPLQEIHPECGPCKTKKEKRNEPYCHLSQQQSPWLNFPA
- the LOC133754355 gene encoding general transcription factor 3C polypeptide 1-like isoform X1, whose translation is MDALESLLDEVALEGLDGLCLPALWSRLETRVPPFPLPLEPYTQEFLWRALATHPGISFYEEPRERPDLQLQDRYEEIDLETGILESRRDPVPLEDVYPIHMILENKDGIQGSCRYFKERKNITSDIRTKSLQPRCTMVEAFDRWGKKLIIVASQAMRYRALIGQEGDPDLKLPDFSYCILERLGRSRWQGELQRDLHSSAFKVDAGKLHYHRKILNKNGLITMQSHVIRLPTGAQQHSILLLLNRFHVDRRSKYDILMEKLSVMLSARSNRIETLGRLREELGLCERTFKRLYQYMLNAGLAKVVSLPLQEIHPECGPCKTKKAGNFQGEMDCEALRRAPSRWGFWKKGEKEIQSSTHREENEMLAEQQPCQF
- the LOC133754355 gene encoding general transcription factor 3C polypeptide 1-like isoform X5 codes for the protein MDALESLLDEVALEGLDGLCLPALWSRLETRVPPFPLPLEPYTQEFLWRALATHPGISFYEEPRERPDLQLQDRYEEIDLETGILESRRDPVPLEDVYPIHMILENKDGIQGSCRYFKERKNITSDIRTKSLQPRCTMVEAFDRWGKKLIIVASQAMRYRALIGQEGDPDLKLPDFSYCILERLGRSRWQGELQRDLHSSAFKVDAGKLHYHRKILNKNGLITMQSHVIRLPTGAQQHSILLLLNRFHVDRRSKYDILMEKLSVMLSARSNRIETLGRLREELGLCERTFKRLYQYMLNAGLAKVVSLPLQEIHPECGPCKTKKAATLERELHV